In Dama dama isolate Ldn47 chromosome X, ASM3311817v1, whole genome shotgun sequence, one genomic interval encodes:
- the TASL gene encoding TLR adapter interacting with SLC15A4 on the lysosome, with product MLSEGYLSGLAYRNDIQWSYPSSNEQVAEEKEEEMEATAAASLSYSSVDETQVQNLYVSCKSSGKIISSVYSRESQHSRNPRITVLQTNPNPVYESPNLAAVELYRDTSKETYLVPPSCKSICKNYNDLQIAGGQVMAINSVTTDFPSEGSFQYGPLLKSSEIPLSMEDSMSTQPSDLPPTPIQRYSSYWRITSIKEKNSLQMQKPISNAVLNEYLEQKLVELYKQYFMDTGFHDSSPTQILASELIMTNVDQISIQVSIEKNLEISKARDIVINRLLQYGSTEISTPSLHISQYSNVNP from the coding sequence ATGCTGTCAGAAGGCTATCTCAGTGGACTTGCGTACCGGAATGACATCCAGTGGAGTTATCCATCTTCTAATGAGCAAGTGGctgaggaaaaggaagaggagatggAAGCCACAGCAGCTGCCAGTCTTTCCTATTCCTCCGTGGATGAAACACAAGTCCAAAATCTCTATGTGAGCTGCAAATCCTCTGGCAAGATCATTTCTTCAGTGTATTCAAGAGAGAGCCAACATAGTAGAAATCCGAGAATCACAGTACTGCAAACAAACCCCAATCCTGTGTATGAAAGCCCAAACTTGGCCGCAGTTGAACTATACAGAGACACCAGCAAAGAGACCTACTTGGTCCCACCTTCCTGCAAGAGTATCTGCAAGAATTACAATGACTTACAGATTGCAGGGGGCCAGGTGATGGCCATTAATTCAGTGACAACCGATTTCCCCTCTGAGGGCAGTTTTCAATATGGTCCTTTGCTGAAATCATCTgagattcctttgtccatggaggaTTCCATGTCCACTCAGCCCAGCGACTTGCCACCCACCCCTATCCAGCGGTATTCATCCTACTGGAGAATAACCAGcatcaaagagaaaaacagcctGCAAATGCAGAAGCCTATTTCGAATGCGGTGCTGAATGAATACCTGGAGCAGAAGCTGGTGGAGTTGTATAAGCAGTACTTTATGGACACTGGGTTTCATGACAGTTCACCTACCCAGATTCTGGCATCTGAACTCATCATGACAAACGTGGACCAAATCAGTATTCAAGTCTCTATAGAGAAGAACCTGGAGATCTCGAAAGCCAGGGATATCGTCATTAACCGCCTATTACAGTATGGGTCAACCGAAATCAGCACACCGAGTCTCCATATTTCTCAGTATAGCAATGTGAATCCATAG